The genomic interval aggagaccctatctcaaaagaaaaagccagacaccagtgactcacgTCTTTAATCCTAGcaatgtgggaggctgagataaggaggattaagatttgaggccagtctaggcaaataagtttgtgagaccccacctccaaaacaatcagagcaaaatggactgggggcatgattcaagtggtagagtgcctgctttgcaagtgtgaagcactaaattcaaaccctagtcccattgaacaaaaaccaaaatccaCATACACAAATGCACAAAATCCCAAGAAAAACGTGCCAAATCCcaagaaacaaagacagaaaaaaaaatcttatttggcTCACTTATGGGAGGTAGGCAGCTTCCAATTGCATAGACTGATGAGGTAGTTGGGTTGTTTCTCATTAAAATGGGCACAAACCCAAAAGAACTTATGAAGGACAACATGGTGTAATGTGGACACCACAAGGTTTAGTCAGACAGCCTGCTTTGTCTCTTATTAGCTGGGAAAAGGACTGTaaaaatggggatgataataaTAACCCCTATTTAACAAAGTCACTGTGAGGAATAAGGGAGATAATATCTACAAACTACTTATACTTTGCTCATGGGACTATGAAGTTATATACACATTGTCTTATCCTATGTTAGGTAATCCTGTGCTATTAGCCTAGTGGGACTACATCATACTTCCTTATattttttcataagaaaataagCTGATTCATACCCCCACCCTGAACCATAAGGGTAAAACTTGCCTTTGACACTGATTTATAAGCTGTCTCTATTGGCCTTTGACTCAGGGAGCTGAATGATAATAAGTAAGGGACAAAAATGAAGACCCACAATTCCTTAATATTACAGAAAGGTGTACTTTAGTCACTTAAAAACTAAAATCAGCTAGAATTATCCCAAGTCCAATTTTGCCACCAATCCACCCAAACAGTCCTTAATGATAGTAGattcaggcatggtggttcacccctgtaaacccagcactcatgaggctaaggcagaaggatctcaagttctaggccagctttgGTTATCCGGTTATAtactgagaccctatcacaaaaaaaaaagaaaaaaaggaaaagaactactGAGTGGCTATTATACACCATGCACTTTGTTTGAACTTATAAATGTAGGATGTTGTTTCTGAATAAGAATAATCACAGAGAAACATCAAAGTAATAGAGATAGGGCTCTCCAAATTGCTGATGTTGACAAAGATTTGCTTCTCTTGCATTTTTACCCTTGATGTAGAATAACTGCCTTTTATTGGACTACACCCATTTTGGCTCACAGCACTTGAAGAGATTATAATCTACGTGATTAGCTAAACATCATAATCTCCAGAGACCAGGGGAAGTTGCTGTGGGtagcaaaattataaaataaaaggagaaaattctgATGTAAAGCTCTGTATACACTCACATCCTTCTCCTGGATGGTACACTCTTTACAATAATAGGCATCAGAGACTCCAGGGCCTCCACAGATCACACAGCGGCCCTGGTAAGATCCATAATTACATTCATCACATATGCGTACCAGGGTGCAGGGACGCACATACGAGTCACAGATCACGCACTTGCCATCACctatagcaaaaagaaaatgaaattatttcactaTTAGTGCCAAGTACTTCTTCAAGTCCTTTGCCCTTCTCCTGTTGTCAGGTTAATATACCAGTCTTCCTGTGACAGTGACTTTAGGGACTTCCTTTACTGTGGCATAAGACAATCTATCCCaatttcttttaacacatataaaaaattaattaaccaaTCTATGTTCAGGGTTTGGAACAGTACCTGAAAAGTTCTATGTTTATAagttctggcaaaaaaaaaattacacacacacatatatgaggAGATGTATTACTCTGggaatttcttcctttccaaaactagacatttcttcaaaaccTAAACAtatgccaggcatcagtggctcacacctgtaaccctagctacttgggaggctgagatggaggatcatggctcaaggacAGCCCGGACAAATAATCtgcaggaccctatctccaaaataaccagaacgtTAATCCTTAGTACATCTATAAGTAGCTTGTTCCCTTTTTGTTGCTGAAGGGCTttccattatatgtatgtatcagTTTATCCTGATGACAGACAGCCGGACTGTTTCCAGTGTTGGTTATTATGACTACAATgtctaaaaataatcttttttttttttttcatactctgGTTAAGAATATTCTTGTATAAACCTTATGTgtggacatttttgtttttcctcaataAATACCTAAAAATGAAAGTGCTGGGTCCTAGGGTAGATACTTGTTCAACTTTTTAAGAAATTGCTTAGCTGGGTCCTagtgactcaaacctgtaatcctagctacttgggaggctgagatgtgtAGGATCAGGTTTAAGGCCAGcagagcaaatagttcccgaggccccatctccaaaggaaccagagctaaatggactggaagagtggctcaaggagtagagtgcttgctttccaagtgtgaggccctgagttcaaacctcactcccCTCTTccaacccccctcccccccaaaaaaagtgggAGATGGAACGAGGAGATGAAAGGAGCCTTTGGTTGCAGGCCAGCATTCAGTGTTCACATACTTCTAGGCATATCTACTCAAAGCCTTCTTTGTGGTACAATTGAGAATAAGTGATTTCTGGCTCCACTGAAACTGAGTGGGTAGGGTGGGTTGGAGTGTGGGAGGGCGTGTTCCACTCACATTTTTCACACAGTCTTCCGATGGCTGCAAGATCAAAGACGGTAAAAAGAACAATTAGAATTAAAGTTTTGACGAAGCAAGAAAGTACATCCTCGACCTGAGGGCGGAGAAAGGCTCAACGACTGCAGTCATGGCCATTTTATCCACCTAAGCTTAAACCTGAATCAACCCCACAGCCTCGAGTCCCCTCCCAGCTCCTGGGCAATCTTACAGTTTCTTCGGACCACGGCAGACACCCAGCCGCCAGCCTCCAGACGCACGTCCCCGCCCTCTTTTACCAGAGACCACAAATCCACGCGCGCTAAACAGCGAAGCGGGAAACGTGGCACCTTCAAGCCAAGACCCTAGGGAGGAGACAGGAACTCCTAGTTCCCCAGATCCTACTACCACCCGCACTCAGACAGCCCGAGGCAGGGCACTGTCTCACCAACACCAGCCTGCTTGCGGCAGAAGATCAAATCTGGATGATGTTTAGCCATAACTTCTACACCAGCCGGCTACCGGAAGCTCCAGGAACTTCCGCTCGACCTTTAACCCCATTGTTCCTACCTCCACTTCGCCGTGATTGGCCCACGAAGCTTTCATCAGACTTTACCATAGATGAACCAAATCCCGTTCCACTCTCGCGAGTTTCCGTCGTCGTTGGACAGCAAGGTCCTAGAAGATGCAGGAAAGCCTTTAAAAAATACCTTTCCCAGATTTGTAAGGCTCAGATAACCAAAGTTTACTCTTGAATTAAACGTCTTTGTGTCTGTATTTGCTTctgaaacacttttttttctggtgctagagactgaactcggggcctcacgcaTATTTCTGCAAGTGTTTTTATGCAGCTCCCAGGCTTACGCATGAGCCTCACCCACTGCGTTTGAAGGGCTCTCGCGCCTGTATGGAGACTCCGCCTTCATCGTGACGCATAGCTGTCAAAGCCACGCCCCTCCAAAAAACTTTAAATGCACAGTGTGGCACGTCACTTTCACGCGACCTCATCTTTGTCAGTGCACAAAATGGCGCCTTACAGCCTACTGGTGACCCGCCTGCAGGTGAGCGAGCTTAGGACTGTGTGGGTGCGCGAGGGCGGGGTGTCTTCTACTGTGCCTGCGGCGGTAGGAGAGTTCTGGCAGGGCGGGCCCGACCTCGGTTAGATTTTTCGTGTACCCATTCCAATTGCGGGCCGAGAGCCCGCGCCCAGTCCTTCCTTGACCCCTAGGTCAAGGCGTCCCTGGCCCAGTCAGCGTCCCTGCCCTATCTCCGCCCGGGGAAAAGAGTGGGTCTAAGCAGCAGCGGCCTGGTGAAGAGTAGAGGcaccccttctttctttctcttgacgGTACTCCCCACTCCTTCGTGTGTCTTTCTGTGCTTCAAGGTGAGCACAAGGTGACTGGGGGGCGCGGTGGTTGTGCAGACATTTAGGTCCAGTTGCTGaagccttctctttctcctcagcAACAGAGAGTTGCTAGCCATAGTTCTGCTATATCCACCAGGCCTGGAGTCTGCAGAAGCTAGTATCCTATGCCACTTTTTGAGGACTTTTTGGAACATAGCGTCGAGAATGGAAGAGTGTTGTTCTTGGACCTGACATAGTAAATCGGCAGTATCACCATAGTATCTCACTTTTGCACCGGATTTTAGAACTGTTTTTTTATACCTTCGAATGTAAACTGACTCATATATTCATCTAGTGAGATAGACGTCAGATGAGCTTCCCTATTTGATAGGTGATAAAACTGCAAAAAAGCAGATGTAAGTCCTGGCTCTCATGAGTGTCATCCAAGTGCTGTACTCTGAGCAGTGACCCTACAACCCCTCTATTCTCCTGTTCATGTCAGCCAACCCTCACAGAACTTTCTGAGTTGGGGTGTGGACGTTTGAATTTGTGAGAGTACAGAATGGAGTCTTTTAAGCTTTAAATTAGGTACTTTTCAAATACTAGGTGGAAAATGAGACTCAACAGTTTGACCTTGACTCTCCTGTTACGAGCCATCTAGAACGTTGTGACTGTCAGATGGTTTTTCACTCCTAACTTGACAACCCTAAGAAGGTGTTATACTCGGGAGTTCAATATCAACTGTGTATTGTGTTAATAAAGCAAGTTGACTTCTGTCAACTTTTGTTAACTTTGTGACTCTTCTTTGAATCAAGCAGCACAACTTTCAATATAGGTTTAATGAAGAAGTTACAGTGCTGTAATCTCAGGAAGCATTGttacttaaagttatttttcatcacattgcttaaatttaaatgttaaaagtgTCTGAAAGCTGggggcctgtggctcacacctgtaatcttagctacttaggagacagagatcaggaggagcacagttggaagccaacccgggcaaatagttcgagagaccctatctcgaaaatacctaatacaaaaaggactggtagagtggctcaaggtgtaggccctgagttcaaaccccagttccggtATCTGAAAATACCTCTAATTTTTTGGGCAAAGACAAGGGATTTACACCTAATTATTTCTTCAGGTCCTTTCATTCTTTAGTAATGTGGAAATAATTTTTTCCTGATCCTGCTGTCCTATGATTTAATGGAGACAGACAAGATTATTTGGTAGAACAAGTGGCTTATTGAGCTTGGAAGAAAGGAGTTATGTCACATTTTTTAACTGAACAGGATCTCGGAAAGCATGAATGATAAAATGATGATAGAAGGAGATCTAGGCTGTAGTTCATGCTCTACACTGATCCTGTGACCTTGAGCTTGTAACTTCATTAATATGTTATCTATTAGATAGTGATGATCTTTGTTAAACAAATGCTTATAGAGTTCTTGGACTATTTTAAAGTGATGAGCAAGTAGAATGTGTTTACAACCTGGTAGTCCAACCTCCTCTTTTATAGATGGAGACTAAGACCTTGAAGCTAGGAGACTGGCTGTAGCAGAGTCAGGATTAAAATCTAGGTCCCCTTATATATGTGTTCAACTGAAATGAATGAACAGAATTATGCACTTTGCATTATACTACTGCCTCCCAGCAGCCAGGCTGTCTCAAGTAATGACCAACTAACCCTATCCTCTGAGAACCTCTGACATTTACCTATTTTGTGCTTTGACAAGTGATGGTTACTACCTTAGTAGTCATGTCTTTAGAGCCCTATTGATAGTCATTCCTTCTTCCCCATATACTTTCTGAGAATCCATTGCTTGCTTCAGAAATAttgttttttttatgtttttttttttttctgagactgaGTCTAACTGTAGCCCAGTTTGGCCTCATACTCATGATCCTtgtgccttagcctcctgagtgctgagattacaggcagacAGGTACTTGTGGGATCGTGTGTATTGGCACCACCACCATATCCAGTAGAAACATTGACAAGTAAAGAAGGCAGTTCCTGTTCTTGTGGAAGTCCACTGTATTCTAATGTACCCAACTGCAGAGGACTTTGAGATCTTTCTCagccaaaatatttttcttcttctggctGAACCAAAGGTAAAGGTAGATGGTAGAATGATGACTTTACTACTGTCACTAATAATAGCAAACATTTACCTTAGTGTGTCCCAATAATAGTTTATGATGCTTTGGGGTAAGGCAGACCTATGAGCCCTATTTTATAGTTGAAGAAACAAGATTAAAGAGGAAACAGtgtgctgggcacaggtggctcacacctgtaatcctagctactcagtaggcagagatcaggaggatcatggtttcaagccaactagggcaaatagttcaagagaccctatctcaaaaaacccttcacaaaaatagggctggtgaagtggctgaaggtgaaggccctgatttcaagctccagtaccacaaaaaaaaaaaaagggaggaaatagTATAATGGTTAATAATATGGACACTGGCATCAGtctgcctgggtttgaatcctggctctaaTACTGAGTAGCTGTGACCTTGAGCGACCTCACTGGGttgtttgctcatctgtaaaatagtatAATAATACTACATTTCTTTTAATCATGTAATAGTTGTAAAGTATTTTATAACCCTGCCTGGAACTAGTAAATACTATATTCTCATTAAAATAAGGTAAATTGCATAGGACCTTATACTAGTTGTTTGTAAATGTGATTGGATCTATGTTTCTGATTCCAAAGCCTGAGGGCTAGCAGCTGGCACCGTACTGCTTCCCTTTCATATCAAGACTCAGCATTGGGCCAAGACACCATTGATGGTCCATTACCGGAGAACAACGCTAAGTTCAGCGTGTGTAATATTGCTTGACAGTACCTGCTATCAGGTAGAAAGGTTAcaaacagtaagaaaaaataagagctgagatttttttttttttttgaaaagccaTATTTACTCtctgattttaatatttatttctgtacATATGACTATATGCAGTAAATAAGAGGTTTGAGCACATCAGATACATTTCTCAGATCTTTGGTTTTGCCTTGAAGTACTTGAGTTTGGCTTCTTATGTAACCTTGGGAGAAGTCATGCATGTAAATCAAGGATGGAAATTAGCTACAGAGAAGTCTGCCATCTTCCACAGAAGTTTTCTGTAAAGTGCcatgtgttgtttctttttttttaaattttgctttgaaTTCTAACCGGGTTATTCTGATGAGGAAAGGAGGGGCTGAGCAGGCTGTGGGCAGTCATGCAGGGTTCAGTAAGGAGTTTGGGTTTTACTCCCAAGTTCAGTGAAAGTCCACTGGAAGATTTTAAGGCAGAGAGTGACATTATCTGATTTATGCCTGAGAAAAATCATTTGGGCTGCTGTGTGGATGATGGGACATAGAGGGTCCAAACAAGAGGTAGgctgggtactggtggttcacacctgtattcctagctactccaggcagagatcaggaagctttCTGTTCggagccaacctgggcaaataatttgtgagatgatatcttgaaaaaacttatcacaaaaaagggctagtggagtggctcaaggtgtagaccctgagttcaaaccccagtactgcaaaaaaataaataaataaaaaagagacagggagaggtATGGGGGGGCTGCTGGAATGTGGTCAAAGTGCCCTGGACTAGAGTTCTGCTAGTGAAGTGAAGGGAATCTGCTCAGAATCTGCATATGTTTTGGAGGCAGATGGGTTGGGTGAGGAACGTGAGTGATAAAGGGGTGATGCCTAGATTTGGGTCATCTATTACAGGTTTGTGTAAACTTGGATTCAGTAGCCATGCGTTTGCATAGTACTTATAAAACTTGGCTGAGGACAGAAGTGCATTTGtaaattctttatcttttcaccAGTTTTCAGCAGGTGCCTCTTTCTCAGGAGAGTGAACTAGATGAGGTCAAAGTATCTTATCCAAGGCTGCCCACTTTAGTCTGAGCATCACATCTCAAGTGAGCCctgttctatctctagttttgttttaGTACCTGGTGTGGCTCCAGAGACAGCCGTCTGGGAAGTatttaaaatgagagttgagtttTTGCTGGCTCCAACTGTCTTTTATGGGCCTGGTTTTTCCAGCTTCTGCTTTGGAAGTCATTGGTAAGCTTTGTATCTATCAGCTGATAGGACGGAAGGGACTTCAGGGAAGCTTCTTGTtacagagggctggggatgtagcttagtagtagagcactAGTCTAGCAGTTTAAGGTCCTGAGTCCAGGCACAGCACCCCGCCCctccacatacatacacaaagcgGGGCTCTGAAGGCCTAGTATTTGACAGGTTCTTTAATTAAACTCAGTTTCATGTGCTATAAAGATTTGTGAATGGTTTCTGATAGTATTTTAGAAGTAGGTCCTTCCTAACATTGAGAATAGGGGAGACTTCCCTCAGGTTGCCCAAGAGTGGACCTGTGTAGAATCTATTTTGGAGTTCCTGGAAGGCATACAGAATAGTTTTCTTGGGCTCATTTTGCAAAGCTTAGGCCAAAGGGAATGGCACCAGCTTTGGAGCCAGGTCTGGATTTCCACCTTTGCTATATGACCTGGTAAAATAGTTAACATTCCAGAGCCATAGTTTCCTGATGTTTAAAATGGGCATAGTACTCTCTGCCTCACAGATTAGTTATGGGATTatgtgtataaagttcttgggGCAAGTCTGGTGCTGGATATATGATTGTTAGTTTATGTCTCTAGGGCTCTATGGCCTCCATCACCTCTGTTTATCATGGTTTGGGGGCTGAGAATAcagttcagtgatagagtacttgcttagcatgggtAAGAcccagggtttgatccccaacactgttctttaaaaaaaaaaaaaaaaaagcctggttcTAGACGAATAATTGTTCCTCCCCTAATCTCCATAGATGGCGGATACGTAGTAGTGTTCAGGAAGATCTTTTGGTGCTGCTATGAGAGGTAGGGTACGAGGTAGAAATGAAtctgctggttttgttttttattccctGAGGAGGGCAACATGGAAGAAAGGAACTCTGAAATTGCATTTGTTGCATtgtcattaaatattaaatatgggCCCTTAATTTAGGCCCAGTGAAAGTATTTCTGCTTCCACCTTGCAGAGATGGAGACTGTTTCTGATTGGGCATTTGTGGGAGGTACCAAAGAGGCATCAGAAGTTTCTTTAAATCCCCCAACTTTTCTTCAGTGCCTTATAGCTgggtctcttctttttctctgggCATTTGTATTGTTACTGTTATTTATAAACATTCCCTGTGCCATGCCTGCATTTGCTGAGGGAGCTACAGAGCTGACTTAAAATGAGAGTCCTGAGAAAGAGCTCTCATTTTAGTGTCTTCGTAATTGTCaaatatttaattatgttttatgGGTTATATATTGGGCATTCTATTGTAGTTCACACTTCTTTAAAATGGGAAACTCATATGATATACACATAGTAACACAAAATTTTTCCCCTGTACTGCTGAGATGGAAGTCATTTCAATAACTAGCCTATTgggctgaagcaggagaaggTAAGTGGGTGTGCAGAGGGGACCTCAGTGTAAACTCAGCCCTCCATCTGGCACACTTGTGGTGGTGGATGTGTGGTCTGCCTGCTGCTGTGACAATGTTAGAACGCAGGTTCAGGCCTGGGGAAACAGGTGAGCCATATTAGCTGCCACATGCTGAGTTCAGTCCCTATCACCCGTCACGGAACTAGATCTTGTTCTGTTGCCTCATTTGCCCTTCACAACAACACTAAGATGCAAGTATTACTGGCCTGTTTTTGTAAtgatgaaactgaggcccagagaggttaaatagCTCAGCTGAGGTCACAGCTAGCTGTAGCAGAGCCAAGTTTTGAATGCAGATGTGTGTTGGACTGCAGAACTCAAGTTTTTAACCAGTCAGCCAGACTTTCCCCAGAATACTCCCCTGGGAGTTGAAGCTAAATCTCTGTAGAGTAGGCTCGATATAGGGGGCACAGTTCAGTTGGCCCCGGCCTGCCTGGGTGTTTGTCTCTTTGGGGCAATGATGGCCTCTGCCCCAGATACCAGTGAGGCAGAGGTATGGGTCTCACAGAGGCAGAATTAGTCCTCTCTGAGCTCAGGCTGCCCGTGTTGCTTACAAGCATGTCCTACTCATGTGTGTTGGTGCAGAACTCCTGCCTGCTCTCAGGGCCAGAGCAGGGCTCAGATTTGTATGCAGCTTACTGTATGCCTGGAGTCTCTGCTTCTGAAGTGGCAGCAGAGGACAATTAGGCAGATGAATGAATCTACTTCTGTCTTTGGTGCCCATTTAGAGGCTGTGACTTGGGGGAGATGGCTCCTTGCTTCTGAAAAGGATTGCACCACTTTTGTTCCTTCTAGTTGCATAGCAACCAAGCTAGCTGATTGTCTGCCGGCAGGAGGGAACTGTTTAGCTTTGGACTCTTAGGAGAGATGCCAGGTGTTGCCTACCACTGAGGGTGGGAGAAAATTGTTAGAAGCCACAGTGGAAGTGTGGGAAGATGCCTCTCTTCAGGAGGGTGGTGACTAACAGGCATTCCTGTGTTGTCCACCTACAAGGAGCACTCCCTCTCCCCAAGGCTTCTTTGCCAGGCTGTTGAGGTCAGGGTCAGAAGAACCAGGGTCTGACCCCATCCGAGTCCCTGCAGCTTCCTTGTGGTGAAACGGACTGCCTTATAAGGCAGTAAGTCCCCACCACTGGAGATAACATACTGAGGTGGAGAGGAGGGGTATTAGGCATTAAGTACAGTATCAGTGGACAGAGAAGACCTTTTTCAGCTCCCATTTCAATTCTGAAATGTGCAGTCCTGGTGCTAGTATGGGGTTGGTACTCAGAGCTCCATGTTATATCAGAGCCGGGAGTAGGGAGAAACTGTGTTCTGCCAGTGTTCCAGGGGAGATGGGAGGCTAGTGGGACAGGGCCTTATAGTATCCTCTCCTGCTGGGCAGGAGTCACCAAGACTCATAAGCTGTTGTGCAAAGTTATTAAGGTGCTATGGTGTAGCTGTTCTTCTACACCTATACGATCCTTCGTgatagctaggtgtggtggctcagctacttgtgaggaagagattgggaggatcactgaggccagcctggacaaaaagttagtgagatcccagcTCAAACAACAAGCTGGGGTCTGAAGGtttgactcaaatggtagagtacctgctttgcaagtgtgaagccctgagttcaaaccccagtccccctcacctcaaagaaaaaaaaaaaattcggaGCCTGGTGCAGtgatttacacctgtaatcctagttcaggaggattaaggttcagagccaccttgggcaaatagttggagagactctgtcttgaaaatacctaacacaaaagaggagtgggtcaagtggtagagcggctgcctaacaagcaggaggctctgagttcaaactccagtaccaccaaaaaaaaaaaaaaaaaaataataaagaacaagttgggtgtggtggtgcacacctgtcctTCCAGCTACATTGGCCAGGCAAACATGACACtttatccaaaaataactaaaaggaaaaaaacgcTGTGGGCATGATtatgtagtagagtgcctgtctagcaagggtgaggtcctaaattcaaaccccagggctgccaataagttaaatgcatacatacatacatacataaaaagatCCTTTATGGTAGGCGTGAGCCACATGTGCTTAGCTTAGAGTGATTTCTGCGTGcatttgtggtactagggattgaacctggtGCCTTGTGCGTGctaaggcaaatgctctaccacttaagccatgttttCAGctgttctattttgtattttttgttgttttgtctttgagacagggtctcactaacttcttgccctggctggcctcaaatttaccaTCCTGGCTtcatctcctgaatagctggaattgcatgtgtgcaccaccacacctgggttagaattatttctttaggtttttttttttctgtctttctttttttgtggtaaggTGCTTGAActtgccttgtacttgctaggcaagcagtctaccactggagtcacccCCAGCTCCTAGAATTACTTCTTTAGGATAGATCCTCAGATACAGAATTGCTGGGTCAAAGGATATGGTCATTCCTATGGGCTTCCCATTGACAGGCGGCTTTATGAAAAGACTGAACCAGTTTGCTTTTACTCCCCAGCTAGCAGTCTACATGGATATTATTTTTGGTGCTGACCATTTaggttttaaattaaaattaacattggttacatttttttctagttataaGAAGTATTATAATGAGTCATTTGTAGAACAtttgggaaaaagagaaaactcaagaagtaaaaaataaaccaTAATTCTAGTGTATGAATTTAGTCTATAAGTGATGCctacttaaaagattttttttaatgactttccacatataaggaaaaagagaaaatggtatGAAGACATTTATCTATTACCAACTAAATTCAACAGTTTTTAATACTTTACCTTATTTGCttcatctgtatttttttcagtgggcctggggtttgaactcagaactttgtgcttggaaagcaggtgctctatcacttaagccacacctccagtttcatctatgtttttaaattaattttttctgaatattttcaaaagaaataagtaaatattctGACACCTTGCTCCTAAAAACTTCagcatttgtcttttgttttgttttgttttggtggggggtggggagtggtactggggtttgaactcagagtctcctattgactaggcaggtactctgcctcttgagtcactctgccagcccttttttgcgttgggtattttcaaaatagggtctcctgaactatttgcccaggctggccttgaaccaggatcctcttgatctgtgcctcctgagtagctaagattacaggtgtgagtcaccagcacctgcgCCCTGCTGTATTCATCTCTTTAAAAGCATGTCAAGGGCTGGGGTTATAACttggtggtagagagcttgcc from Castor canadensis chromosome 8, mCasCan1.hap1v2, whole genome shotgun sequence carries:
- the Phf5a gene encoding PHD finger-like domain-containing protein 5A isoform X2, which produces MVKSDESFVGQSRRSGAIGRLCEKCDGKCVICDSYVRPCTLVRICDECNYGSYQGRCVICGGPGVSDAYYCKECTIQEKDRDGCPKIVNLGSSKTDLFYERKKYGFKKR
- the Phf5a gene encoding PHD finger-like domain-containing protein 5A isoform X1; this encodes MAKHHPDLIFCRKQAGVAIGRLCEKCDGKCVICDSYVRPCTLVRICDECNYGSYQGRCVICGGPGVSDAYYCKECTIQEKDRDGCPKIVNLGSSKTDLFYERKKYGFKKR